A genomic region of Metopolophium dirhodum isolate CAU chromosome 1, ASM1992520v1, whole genome shotgun sequence contains the following coding sequences:
- the LOC132937467 gene encoding zinc finger BED domain-containing protein 5-like has protein sequence MQAFLEENELQAPISIINEIAEHLKQLKNSFNKYFPTDREVFLKDREWVVNPFSVCGKPSSLSSIEYESLIDITSDSTFQSTFSSNSYVEFWLNLKNTSFDNLSQKAITILLPFATTYLCETGFSAYAATKTKYRNRLNVEPDLRIQLSKIEPDIAKLSKNKQTQNSH, from the coding sequence ATGCAGGCCTTTTTGGAGGAAAACGAATTGCAAGCTCCCATTAGCATTATTAACGAGATTGCTGAACATCTCAAACAACTGAAaaattcatttaataaatattttcctacAGATCGAGAGGTGTTTTTAAAAGACCGTGAATGGGTAGTTAATCCATTTTCAGTCTGTGGAAAACCCTCAAGCTTGTCTTCAATCGAATATGAGAGTTTGATCGATATTACTTCAGATTCAACATTTCAATCCACCTTCAGTAGCAATTCTTATGTTGAATTTTggctaaatttgaaaaatacaagTTTTGATAATTTGAGTCAAAAAGCAATAACAATACTCTTACCTTTTGCTACCACATATTTATGCGAGACAGGATTTTCAGCCTATGCGGCTACTAAAACCAAATACCGGAACCGTCTTAATGTAGAACCTGACCTTCGTATCCAACTGTCAAAAATTGAACCAGATATTGCCAAACTTTCAAAAAATAAGCAGACACAAAACtctcattaa